The Primulina tabacum isolate GXHZ01 chromosome 10, ASM2559414v2, whole genome shotgun sequence region ATCAAACCAAATCAGAGCTCCGTGGAAAAATGTCTGGTTTCTAAGTACATAGCATGTCATGCTATGGCAGGAGTAAAATTCAGGTAGATTTAACCAAAGTACTCAATGCTAGCAacagttcaaataattattcaagtTCATAGAGCTTCACAAAACTAGTGAACCCATAATGCcaacatgataaaatatttcaagCTCGTAGTAATCCCTGGGAGAGGGAGAAGTTTCAAGATGGAGGAGGTTGGCTGCTTGAGCTGGCGGAAGATTTAGAACTATAGATGCTGCAAAGTTTAACTGAGATCGGATCGTACTGCATGTTTCAAATAAGATATTGTAAAAAGGTATGGGAGGTCAGTGATATATGTGTCATTATGTTATGGGCCCAAATCAGGCCCATAAGGAAGTTTAGGATGTAATAAAAGGTGTGAGGGAGAATATTTATGGGGTAGCTTTTGTTTTAGGAAGATACTAGGTTGAAATAGGGGTAGGAGCAGGGGCAAGTTTTGTTTTGCAAGAGCATAGTATCGGGATCAATTTGTTTCTTCAATAATAATCTTTCGACCTCCCtttcaagtaatattaagtGCAATATGTATTTCATTGTCTAATTTCTTGAATTTCCGCGAAGATATTTGCGTAGTTTGCTACATTTTCTTGAGTTGAATCTTGGGGCATTACACATTATTTAATTGGATAAATCTTTCTTCTTAGAATATGGTTACACTGTCGCATAAGAACTTTAGATGTTTGGTCATCTCACATAAACCCAACCCTATAAAAAGAGTAAGTATGTATTTAAAGAGCGTATGCATATACCAAACAAATAATATAAGAGGTAACAATATATGCCATAATTAGGCAGCAAGGACAAAATGCCCAACGCAGGTTGGAATAAATGACATGAAAAttcattcaaaaaataatacCCACTTATATCATCCACTCGACTACTAGGAAATGAAACTCAGTGCAACTATCTGTAGGACTTCAAATACGAAGACAAATACAGTGAAATAAAGGTGAATGAGCCTTACTCAAAGGATGTCGGGAGCCTTGTTAAGCCACTGAATGGACACCAGTGAACTCCAAATGActgcaaaataaatttaaaagtcttaggatatcaaaatataaaatctgATCAACCCAAGCCCGTTTATTTGTATACCTAATCAGCTTTAAGAGTTATAACACATAAATCAACATAAATTACATAATATAGGATTTGGATGCAAGAATGGAGTTAATCTAAAATCAGTGTGATAACAATAAATAACAGGACCCCTGCCCACAGCGAAATACTAGATACATTAGAAAGAATTTATCCAATAACCATTTTAGGTATTTAACGGTAACACTATAAATCCAGAAACTTCCATCTATGCAAAAATACGccttaacaaaaaaatataagataGGTTTATGTACAACTACCATCTCAGAATAGCTTAGATCATATAGATCATCATCATGAGCCCAATCCTCCATGTTAAAGTCAGATATCGGACGACTACCATTGGCATAAAGCCATTGTCCTTTCTCGATTTTCCGACAGTTGGGACATTGCATTGCTCCTTTAATGTTGAAGGCCGAACCAATGCAATCTGtacaaatcaaaacataatacaGGAAAAGAACATAAGGAAATTCTTTCTTATCTGACTAGAAAAGAAGAGAGGTGTGCTATGACAAGCTTGAGTATGATATAGTTGAGCTACACATTAAGCGTTAAAAAATGTTAAAGTCAAGAAATTTTGAACTTGGGATCAAGCTTGGGTATGATATGGTTGAGCTCAATCTGGCTCGCacaattcatttaatttcaaacCTCATTCAAGGTCAAATTCAATATGTATCTCATCAATAAATTTTGCGATTACAATCAAGCTCATCTCGCACCATGTGTTATAAAATAGATCATGTCAAAACAACACGTAGTTAAAAATAACGACAAAATTTTGCTCTCTGGCATGCGGTCGACAGCTCAGATCTTCAAAAAATTCCAATTGATTTTAGAAGTTAGTTATTTTAGCGGAAATTAATGACATCGATCATAATTTAATCGAGTATCTTTTAACGGAAACCGTTTCCAAGCTTAATCTATGCATTATTATGAACAATAAACCCTTCTGTAACATACCATACAAACAGAATTTGTTGGTAGTATTAAAAATCCAGTATTGATTATGTCGTCACACACTGTAATAATTCGTATGGATTATGGAATCGATCACACATCGAGGTGCACAATCACACATGTTACTGATCCTCATTCGAAGTGGTAAAGTTGTAACAGTGTACAAAACTCTCCGGGACATCCGTGCAATTAATCTGTCCACGGTGGGCCGGGATAGGAGCTTTCCGTGGCATCGCAATCACGTGCAGCAAATTCTAAAAAGCAATGACGCCCTAACCACAATTTTACCATCATTGTTGTGAATTCCCAatcatttctaaattttttaaaaaaagaatatCTCTTTAGAACAAAAATCTAACACTTCAGATCTTAAATCCCAAAAGCTGCAGCGAGAAATTCAAGGAAAAAAATcaaagataattttttttttatacataaaaACACAATTTCAACCAAGTAAAACCATAATTCATGAGGCGGAAGGATCGGCCTCGAAGAAAAACCGTACCAAACAGGAATACAAACCACTCACCTAGGTGAAATTGATGACCACATTGAAGCTTAGCCCAAGATCTATCACCGTTATCCATCACCGCCTCTAAGCAAATCGAACAAGacaccgccgccgccgccgccgccgccgccgccaccTTTCCTTCGCCGCCTCCACCTTCATCGCCTTCGTCGAGAATTCCCAAATCTCCCAATcccataacttaaccgaattttttttaaaaaataaaacctcAATCTTCCGTCTCGGAGAATCGATTTCTTGCTGTATAAAACAACTAAAATAGATGCAAGACGGCTAAAAATTGATCGATTGAAAATTTATAGGGATACAATTAGATACGTTTTACGAGAGATGAGCGAAGAAAGGAAATAAATAGGGAAAAATGTGAgccatttttttttatgacaaaTTTCTTTACTTTTCTCTTTCTCTGAGAACACGTTGTTTCGGCAGGATTATAACTGTTGTCCAAACAAAGTAGTTGATAAGATTAGATGAACATATGCACACAGATCAACGGCTGGGATTGATTGTGTATTTTGACTCAGTGAAACTGGGCTGGTTTTATTGGTGGCCCACATGACATCATATTTTCACAAATATAATCCTtgtcataatatttatttgtttcACGAGAAtcgaacttcaaatatttttatttttattattttctaaaTATGACGCCGTTCAGTCTACTTGAATCATGTTCAtaaatttgacaaaaacttgtgtgagacgatctcatggatcgtattttgtaagacatatatcttatttgagtcattcatgaaaaaatattattttttatgctaagagtattacttttattgtgaatatcggtaagattgacccgtctcacagataaagattcgtgagaccgtctcacaatagacctactcaatgaattttgaatatatataattatatatttttctttttacaatttttaatatgaagtaaatatataacataaacCGGATTGTTTCTAAATTCTTGAAATTTCATGTATGattcataaaatttattatttttatttataaattgataagaGTTGTCCCATTCACTTTATAGATTATATCAATATATTTGCTTCTcaaatgattatatgattgaatttagGTGGATTTTACATACATTTATTGTTGATGAAATTATCCTTTACATTTGTTGACCAACTAATTGTAGTTATTGATTTTATATTAGTGTTAATGAAGATTAGCAAAAGTTAATAGTTTGGTTGGTATGTATAcatgtgtttttttaaaattaaaacccAACTAAATTACACCTAACAATGTGTCAGGAATTTTGTTTGGAGAGAATGATTAATATACTCTTTTTACATTATTTTTGGTTATTTttgcaaattaaaaaaaaaaagtgaattacgacatatattttttttgtgaaGTTTTGTAAATTTATAAAGAAAACATCCATAATTACTTTGTTTAATTATTTGCAAACACTACTTAAGTATAAAAACTTCAATTAGATTTTTGTTTTGATGAAATATGTGTCAATTTCTAAGGATTTGTTTGgttttgaaaaattttcaattttaatcttCTATGCACAGCGATATGACATTTTTAGTCATGTATATTTTATTGAATcaattataattacacaactATGTTTCGATCATCGTTTTTAGTTTTCTCATCAAATCATGTAATAAACGACCAATATCATTGCAGATATTTATAACTACATGGTTAAAAAAATCTCTTGTAAACCTACGTGACAttgtaattataaatttttaacaattatatTAATCATCTAGttatatgattttgataagAAAGACTAAAAATTAACCGTCGAAACATAATTATATAATCATAATTGATTCAACAGAagatataaaattaaaaatgtcaTATTTACAACatcatgtacatatatataaaaaaaatgattgaaatAATTTTGGTTTATTGTAATTCCTTATGAGTTTTCGTGATTTATGTTTGAAATTAATCAATCATTGATTAAATTATTGTTATAATATAAAAGtttaaataacataataaatgaaTCAGATAATATCTGCTTCATTTCTCCATTAATTTATATACAAACAACTTTTTTTTCCTCAAAGAATGATCACCTCCTACTTATTCCAATGAACTACACTGTACATACCACTTAGAACCATTCGACCATACACTTGGGATAGTAACCAGCTCTTGTAGCGACTTCAGATAGTGACTGTAATTCTTTCTGGACTTTTCTCCTCTCGTAGAAAACCGAACAGGCAAGTGAAATACACTTGACTCCACTTTCCACACGCCAATCCCCACCACCACAATGGCGACATATCTGCATTCCAACGAAAAAAATACACATAAAACACGACATAAAAACAATCAACATAAAAAAACAGGACGGCTTTCAGTTTTCAAGCAGACGACTCTTCCCTCGTCAGGTCCACCCTGATAGGTAAGGGTGTCCCTAGAAAACCTGTGCATGAGTAGATTTTTACGTATGTAGCACTTACAGCAGTAAGGTGTTGGATATCCTTTTCTAATTTTGAAGTTCTTCCAATCAAAGCTATGGCAACAGTGGTTTCATTCTTAAGACATTCGGGACACAGATGGGACGAAGCCTGAACTAGTTCACCACAGACAATGCAATGCCTTGATGTGTAGTAGTAATCAATTCTTTTTCTCTGTGGATTCAGGCCAAGAGAACAGCGTTTTCCAAAAGCTTCACGTGATGGTCGAGGCATGTCAAGAAACCAATGGTTGAGATCAGCCCCGAGCAGCCCAAAAACTCGCTGTAATGCTGGGATTATCTGTTTCCTGATGTAATAAATGTCGTTTAATCTGTAAGGGGAGTTCAGAGCCAGAACTTCAAGGGGATCCACTACCATGTCCACCAAACGAGCCCCGGGTTCACCGTGAACTACTACATAAGGTATTCTCTCAGCATATCGAGGCTCTGCCCGGGGGTCAACTTTCATTGCTTTAGTGGCTACGATTGCAGCTGGAGGAAGTGAAGAAGCACGTATGCTGTAAGTACCCAAACGAACTTCCTTTGCAAACACAAAATCCTGAACAGAAACTCGACCAGATAGGATCCTAGTCCACTGACGCTGTAGATATGATTGGACCTGTGAAAGGAGAACGCAAAACAGAGAAAAAAAACAAGGAAATCAATCAAAATTCATACATTTAATACCACACAGATCTATCACACCAATGTGCTCTATATTGACTTGCAACTTGAGCTATATGATAAAAACATGTTCTTTGAggaaattcaaaattcatacATTTTAGTACCACACAGATCTATCACACCAATGTGCTCTATATCTATCACACCAGTTTGAAGGCATGCCATAACTTGCAAGTGCCGCTTTGAGGAAACGGACCACTGCTGGTCCCAAAGTACAGAAGACAAGCCCCTCTCCAGAGGAAATGAATTACCACTTATCCCATTATCACAACATCGGTAAAGGATTTTGGACACGGATTTTTGGCTAGGCAACTATTTGTAAGTGCCATTTTGaggaaataaatttttctttaaaaatcaggAAAATTATATGGCAGTATTCCTAAGTaaacaaattttgaataaatcagGTAAAATATATGGTGGAGTTCCTTAGTAGACAAAATTGTTCTCTCttttacaaaatttaaattctAATGTCCTAGATATGGATTAAAATGGCTTTCCTATAATGGAATTGTTGCCTTCCCGCTCCTCTAGTCAATAGCTCATATGATGAAATATTTGGTACGCAAGTGTACATCCACCTCTTGTATCAGTCCTACTATCTTAATGCAGCATATTTTAATTTTCTGAAATTCAAACGAGCAATTAGAGGAAGATGAGAGAGCATACTTCTGATGCTTATACCTCATCAATATTCTGATATTCGAAATATATCCTTAATGACTGCTCCATAGTTTTAGAAACAGCAGCACATGTATCTCTCCTCACAGTCTCAATGCCCTTAGCATCAAAAACGGGGTTGCTCTGATCAGGACTCTCGTAACTATACCCAACATACCGCTTCTTTGTGAGGAGGAAGCATGGGTAGTAAACCTTTTCCATTTTTAAAGTGACAGGATTTGGATTCATTTCAGTTATTGCAGATGCAATTTCTCGTCCAATTGTAAAAGCTTCTTTGAGAGACCTCCCTTTAAGAAGTACAAACATGCTGCGGCACAAaagtaacaaaaaaataatgaaaaatatagaACAAATTAATTGCCACTTAAACCAAGAAAATAGATAATAAACATGCAAACAAAATAAACACtctaattataaataataaacttGAAAAACAAGCCAATCTACTTAACAAAAACATTTCCCATCTATCCTGCCACCATTTTACTGTTAGATGAGATACAAAGCACGgtaaaagagagaaaaaagaaaaaaatcccAACTAAAGAGTTATTTGTACATTAGGATGCTTGTGAAAATGATAGTTCCACCATAAGCAATGTATGGTAATACGCAGTCTAGATTATTTcataacatgcattatgatGTGGCCATCATGCTTCCCGAGCAATTGTGTTTTTGCAAACtataacttttaaaagtttttcaaTAGTTGATTGAAACAAGATTTACCTATCTGTGTCACCATAAACAACTCTAGCTTTCCATTTTTCATTTGAATTTACAAATGAAATTGCAGTCTCCAGCGTTCTCCGGCCACACTGCACAATACTGTCAGCAAGCTCAGCGCATGGCATGCGCCCGCTAAATCCTGCAGCAGTATAGCCATAAGTAACATTTGCTATCAGCTTCAAAGCAAGCTGTCGGGCATTAAATATCCGGCCAAGAACTTTCTGTgatggagacaactttttcatcGCTTGTTTCACCATAATTCTAGTGGATAATATCTCCTCCAATAGGCGAGGTATAATTCCTTTCCGAACTTTGGAAGACACATAGAGAACTCCATTGGGAGTAACTAGTAACTCCAGTCTCAAATTGTGTAAAGTTTGTTTATCTGCTGAATATGAACTGACTCCTAAGCAATTTTCCTTTGGAGGTGTAATCTTTCCAAGGCAAGTACAGAAACAAAGGTTATAAGCAATGACCATGGATGGATAAAGGGACTGAAAATCCAAAACAATAACTGGATCTGCATAAAAACTAGATTCTGGTTCCATGACAAGAGGTAAGCATTCCATTGCAGGTTGATTGGCAACCTGTTGATTTCCAGGTGAAATTGCAAGATAGTTCTGGGTATGTGCCAGTCGCAGAAACATTGATTCAACACGATACTGTGAACCTCGCGATAAAACAGAGAAAAAATCGATGCCAAATACTCGAGCTAGTTCTGATGTCCGGTTTATCACATCAAGCTGATTCATAATCTGCAAATTCAATTTTGCTCTCTGTAAGATATAATCAACAGATCGATATCTAGCACGTCCAGGACCACTTGAAAACCATTTGGTGAGTACCTTCCAATGTATAGATGGGATTTTTCGCCTCAATACTGTTTCAGCTACAGCTTCAACTGTGTAAATGTTAAGTTTAACTTCATTCCTCATAAGTCTCCAAATATTCAGGACAATTCTACCACCTACATGAACACCACTGGCATGCGTTCTGCCCCACTCGTCCTCAATCAAATTCTCAAGATTGACAGCCTCCCCAGCTTCAGATTCAGAAAACATCTCCTTCACCATATTATTTTCAGAAGTGTCAAACTCTGACAAAGCTTCATTGGTTTCAGATGGAGCCCGCGATATGTTATTCAATAAACCAAGGCCAAGATATCCAGCCCTTTCAGCCAAAAATCCTAGGGAACCACTTTGAACATCCCAGCCCATTATAACATCGGGATCGACAGAATCAATTAACTTTGAAAAATGGCTGAACAAATGTAATTCTTCAGAAAATACAAGTACCTGACACCCGAAAATTGCATTCAGGTCCTTAACAACAGATGCATGATCACAACGCAGAAGCACGTGAACATCAAGAGTAGACTCGTCATCCTCTTGAAAGACAAGAGCAATGACATTTATGGCATCAAAACGAGGATCAGGTCTCAAATCCCCTCTAGATTCAGCCTGAATTTCTACACTCAGCAATGTTAGCTGCTGCCCTCCACCAACACTTGCTGGATCACGAAAACCAATCTGACTAAGTGGAGTTAGCTTCATTTTTCTATCAGGGCCCGATATCTGAGAGGGATCTTGCCTGGAGCCAGGCACTGGCTTTTTCTGAGTCTCTTTAACTTCCATGCCGCAGGATTCTTGATTATGCTCATGTACTTTATCCAAACTAGGCTTTTCCCTGGACAAAGAAACAGGTATCTGTGTAGGTGAATTACTAACATCAGCCTGAGAACCAAGTGAGTTAATCACATCACCAGATGATCCATCAGACAATAGGAGA contains the following coding sequences:
- the LOC142506042 gene encoding DNA polymerase zeta catalytic subunit isoform X4 — translated: MFHGLQSFFWRVELWIRFYNLMSHIYRFFSNSCSELNALPEDSTFLATNSQADVDDGMCSIFPLRTSSTVPNCQIMKNAHQSYSSANEDIRFFRRQSTSELEGDAVIDEITNQQFLSYARLSQAHSDVKMVQSLIPIWEEELERTEVPEFMPPNSEKPLPQDVLKTLSCGIDFEIFMEANDDEGSEPPLTPTSIKYSTDCRNLVEHGLENFEGCSNLSSKYLEKSDNVGSSSFLDSSSEAVYEDKTCASDAIDKPRISYSLGQLSEKASDEDALRLLKWLASSQAAEDINSDDELACETILSPLIPVKTIDKVLEKANVEYESESQQECQDILDSVDMLDFEELNCRASDRINNNHSSEPLSNKIIPQVDGSSDDLQSTPQFNESLKLDTDGRNSSQEVKPRTEIDSRSPKLGKKRPRWGSLPVSSQNAGNVSFPKTFNTLGGCDNENVEGFGTAGCGNEAERFPFVVKVDEKKDAGYTEQASSITACSTRELMRKKRSQRTELSESRSPIQDQDNFCQPMHRSPVTFERSKFHGMRIQSTDKVSSEVKPIKRSSFGNLPLCCGTSIVPGNTPKIGSQVSVIQLDCDDNNCCEHMKSSQNCDGSLYVSSCILEQPRFKNSNIDVQDSSCLDLLQTDAFGSCAAAVSAASDFISKNECPTENDQLIAYHKVPENPVEDLEDMTGKTTNTQCKNSLYQESKSGFSMPNCSISDNGNKEAESVELVSMVFSKKPPSMEWTKEPGGEAPGPTDGYCNEVPVVQGRSIEDCLPFFVRNFPEEKELPPRNYDYVNHHESVMGVPILYQNDGSHLFMLTSAIPPPSTESVDRWLSSNVSDIMGQKSDAQSLILLLSDGSSGDVINSLGSQADVSNSPTQIPVSLSREKPSLDKVHEHNQESCGMEVKETQKKPVPGSRQDPSQISGPDRKMKLTPLSQIGFRDPASVGGGQQLTLLSVEIQAESRGDLRPDPRFDAINVIALVFQEDDESTLDVHVLLRCDHASVVKDLNAIFGCQVLVFSEELHLFSHFSKLIDSVDPDVIMGWDVQSGSLGFLAERAGYLGLGLLNNISRAPSETNEALSEFDTSENNMVKEMFSESEAGEAVNLENLIEDEWGRTHASGVHVGGRIVLNIWRLMRNEVKLNIYTVEAVAETVLRRKIPSIHWKVLTKWFSSGPGRARYRSVDYILQRAKLNLQIMNQLDVINRTSELARVFGIDFFSVLSRGSQYRVESMFLRLAHTQNYLAISPGNQQVANQPAMECLPLVMEPESSFYADPVIVLDFQSLYPSMVIAYNLCFCTCLGKITPPKENCLGVSSYSADKQTLHNLRLELLVTPNGVLYVSSKVRKGIIPRLLEEILSTRIMVKQAMKKLSPSQKVLGRIFNARQLALKLIANVTYGYTAAGFSGRMPCAELADSIVQCGRRTLETAISFVNSNEKWKARVVYGDTDSMFVLLKGRSLKEAFTIGREIASAITEMNPNPVTLKMEKVYYPCFLLTKKRYVGYSYESPDQSNPVFDAKGIETVRRDTCAAVSKTMEQSLRIYFEYQNIDEVQSYLQRQWTRILSGRVSVQDFVFAKEVRLGTYSIRASSLPPAAIVATKAMKVDPRAEPRYAERIPYVVVHGEPGARLVDMVVDPLEVLALNSPYRLNDIYYIRKQIIPALQRVFGLLGADLNHWFLDMPRPSREAFGKRCSLGLNPQRKRIDYYYTSRHCIVCGELVQASSHLCPECLKNETTVAIALIGRTSKLEKDIQHLTAICRHCGGGDWRVESGVKCISLACSVFYERRKVQKELQSLSEVATRAGYYPKCMVEWF